Proteins from a single region of Equus asinus isolate D_3611 breed Donkey chromosome 17, EquAss-T2T_v2, whole genome shotgun sequence:
- the LOC139040901 gene encoding olfactory receptor 9G19-like: MERSNQTVTEFILVGFTTDPVMQLVLFVVFLGVYSVTVVGNTTLIMLICNDSRLHTPMYFFIGNLSFLDLWFSSVYTPKILATCISEDKNISFAGCAAQFFFSAGLGYSECYLLATMAYDRYVAISNPLLYAQAMSRRLCICLVMYSYTGGFVSAILLTSNTFTMDYCGDNVIDDFFCDVPPLVKLSCDVKESYQAVLYFVLASNAIAPAVLILASYLFIIGAILRIRSTQGRLKAFSTCSSHLISVTLYYGTILYSYSRPSSSYSLERDKMVSTFYTVVFPMLNPMIYSLRNKDVKDAVRKLFRLTQS, encoded by the coding sequence ATGGAAAGAAGCAATCAGACAGTGACAGAGTTCATCCTGGTGGGCTTCACAACAGACCCTGTGATGCAGCTCGTCCTGTTTGTGGTGTTCCTTGGTGTGTATTCTGTGACTGTGGTAGGAAATACCACACTCATAATGTTGATCTGTAATGACTCCAGGCtgcacactcccatgtactttttcATTGGGAACCTGTCTTTTCTAGATCTCTGGTTTTCTTCGGTCTACACCCCAAAGATCCTAGCGACCTGCATTTCTGAAGACAAAAACATCTCCTTTGCTGGCTGTGCAGCTCAGTTCTTCTTTTCTGCTGGGCTTGGGTATAGTGAGTGTTATTTATTGGCTACCATGGcttatgaccgctatgtggccatttcCAACCCCCTGCTTTATGCTCAGGCCATGTCAAGGAGATTGTGCATCTGTTTGGTTATGTATTCCTATACTGGAGGTTTTGTCAGTGCAATACTACTCACAAGCAACACGTTCACAATGGACTATTGTGGTGACAATGTCATTGATGATTTTTTCTGTGATGTCCCACCCCTGGTGAAGTTGTCCTGTGATGTGAAAGAGAGCTACCAGGCTGTGCTGTACTTCGTCCTGGCCTCCAATGCCATTGCACCTGCAGTGCTCATACTGGCCTCCTACCTCTTCATCATTGGCGCCATCTTGAGGATCCGCTCCACCCAGGGCCGCCTCAAAGCCTTCTCCACATGCTCCTCCCACCTGATTTCTGTCACGTTATACTATGGCACCATTCTCTACAGCTACTCTCGTCCAAGTTCCAGCTATTCCCTTGAGAGGGACAAAATGGTTTCTACATTTTATACTGTGGTGTTCCCCATGTTGAACCCCATGATTTACAGTCTGAGGAATAAAGATGTGAAAGACGCCGTGAGGAAACTTTTCAGGTTAACACAATCTTAA